From one Luteolibacter sp. SL250 genomic stretch:
- a CDS encoding FHA domain-containing protein, with protein sequence MPRVTITVAEANPQPYRFQLDREVVQIGRGSENDIVVDSGSVSTHHAEMRRVLGGYELHDLGSTNGVKQDGVRYPYVSLFHGSTVFLGDVAFDFSLTDEEQAFLASEIPADPGYVHVPVPDAPISTQPMAQAVKPRPIPKRQVIRVEEDGGGGFLAAILLIIFAAVAFGIGVGIRHQKETGGSIIDHIKAKREGKVVAPAAAQAPAAPTPPPAPVPMPPPVVPMPAPIQQGDGKPLPLPGGPAPAPGQ encoded by the coding sequence ATGCCCCGTGTCACCATCACCGTCGCCGAAGCCAACCCGCAACCCTATCGGTTCCAACTGGATCGGGAAGTCGTGCAGATCGGCCGCGGGAGTGAAAATGACATCGTCGTGGACAGCGGCTCGGTTTCCACCCACCACGCGGAGATGCGGCGGGTCCTGGGCGGTTATGAGCTGCACGACCTGGGCTCCACCAACGGCGTGAAGCAGGACGGCGTGCGCTATCCGTATGTTTCCCTTTTCCACGGCAGCACCGTTTTCCTGGGGGATGTGGCGTTCGACTTTTCCCTGACGGATGAAGAGCAGGCATTCCTTGCCAGCGAGATCCCGGCCGACCCCGGCTACGTCCACGTGCCCGTCCCGGACGCTCCGATCTCCACCCAGCCGATGGCCCAAGCCGTCAAACCCCGCCCAATCCCCAAGCGCCAGGTCATCCGTGTGGAGGAAGACGGCGGTGGTGGCTTCCTCGCCGCCATCCTGCTCATCATTTTCGCCGCCGTCGCCTTCGGCATCGGTGTGGGCATCCGCCACCAGAAGGAAACCGGCGGCTCCATCATCGACCACATCAAGGCGAAGCGGGAAGGCAAGGTGGTGGCTCCGGCAGCCGCACAAGCTCCCGCCGCCCCCACCCCGCCACCTGCCCCGGTGCCGATGCCACCGCCGGTGGTGCCGATGCCCGCGCCCATCCAGCAGGGAGATGGCAAGCCGCTGCCACTCCCCGGTGGTCCGGCTCCCGCTCCGGGACAATGA
- a CDS encoding polymer-forming cytoskeletal protein, whose product MANPTNVLSSGIEITGSIRFSNDMIIDGKIEGEITSDKGRVTIGENATIKGDVTAGEVKVYGKVEGKITSQRCELKDKSRINGDIKSKVFSMEEGASLSGRTEIGG is encoded by the coding sequence ATGGCGAATCCCACCAACGTTCTTTCCAGCGGTATCGAGATCACCGGCTCCATCCGCTTCTCCAATGACATGATCATCGACGGCAAGATCGAAGGTGAGATTACCTCGGACAAGGGCCGCGTGACCATCGGGGAGAACGCCACCATCAAGGGCGATGTCACCGCCGGCGAGGTGAAGGTCTATGGCAAGGTGGAAGGAAAGATCACCTCCCAGCGCTGCGAGCTGAAGGACAAGTCCCGCATCAACGGCGACATCAAATCCAAGGTCTTCTCCATGGAGGAGGGCGCCTCCCTCTCCGGCCGCACCGAGATCGGGGGCTGA
- a CDS encoding nitronate monooxygenase, whose amino-acid sequence MRWGGAIIRGMGRDDFLRRLGIRHPIIQAPMAGVSTPRLAAAVSQAGGLGSISIGAATVDQAERMIAETRALTALPFNVNVFCHAPAVRDVGRESGWLAHLAPLFRQVDAEPPTALEEIYRSFLADEDMLGLLLAARPAVVSFHFGLPDADWIGAMREADIVTIATATNLHEAEMIGAAGVDAIVAQGIEAGGHRGMFDPDADDERLDTASLVRLLMENSGLPVIAAGGIMDGRGIRAALDEGAAAAQLGTAFIACPESSASAAYRRRLLGAGTGETLLTSVISGRPARGFPNGLTRHADIPASPPVPAYPVAYDAAKQLHATALVSGSDSFAVQWAGTGAAHARGLPAAELMAALVRELEG is encoded by the coding sequence ATGCGGTGGGGCGGGGCCATCATCCGTGGCATGGGACGGGACGACTTTCTCCGCAGGCTGGGCATCCGCCATCCCATCATCCAGGCGCCGATGGCCGGGGTTTCCACGCCACGGCTGGCGGCGGCCGTTTCGCAGGCGGGCGGGTTGGGCTCCATCTCCATCGGGGCGGCCACGGTGGATCAGGCGGAGCGGATGATCGCGGAGACGCGTGCGCTGACGGCGCTGCCGTTCAATGTGAATGTCTTCTGCCATGCTCCGGCCGTGCGCGATGTGGGCCGGGAAAGCGGGTGGCTTGCCCACCTCGCGCCGTTGTTCCGGCAGGTGGATGCGGAGCCTCCCACCGCGCTGGAGGAGATCTACCGGAGCTTTCTTGCGGATGAAGACATGCTTGGTCTGCTGCTGGCCGCCCGCCCGGCGGTGGTGAGCTTTCATTTCGGCCTGCCGGATGCGGACTGGATCGGTGCGATGCGTGAGGCGGACATCGTCACCATCGCCACCGCGACGAACCTCCATGAGGCGGAGATGATCGGAGCCGCTGGGGTGGATGCAATCGTAGCACAAGGGATCGAAGCGGGCGGGCACAGGGGGATGTTCGATCCGGATGCTGATGATGAGCGGCTGGATACGGCGTCGTTGGTGCGGCTCCTGATGGAAAACAGCGGGCTGCCGGTCATCGCGGCGGGAGGGATCATGGATGGCCGTGGCATCCGCGCCGCGCTGGATGAGGGAGCCGCCGCCGCGCAGCTCGGCACGGCATTCATCGCCTGTCCGGAGTCGTCCGCCAGCGCCGCCTACCGTCGGCGGTTGCTGGGGGCGGGGACCGGGGAAACTCTCCTCACCTCCGTCATCTCCGGTCGCCCGGCGAGGGGTTTTCCCAATGGATTGACGCGGCATGCGGACATCCCGGCCAGCCCGCCCGTCCCCGCCTATCCGGTGGCGTATGATGCGGCGAAGCAGCTCCACGCTACGGCGCTCGTCTCCGGCAGCGATAGCTTCGCGGTGCAGTGGGCGGGCACGGGTGCGGCCCATGCACGGGGATTGCCAGCGGCGGAGCTGATGGCGGCATTGGTACGTGAGCTGGAGGGGTGA
- a CDS encoding sugar phosphate isomerase/epimerase family protein — MPTRRAFILTGAAGLVPFFMPSAFAAAGGTAPYRKAVKLGMSKGDNLATRIANIKAAGFDGFEADSPTDLNLDEIKALAKEHGLAIHGVVDSIHWNVRLSDPDATVREKGLEGLKTALRDSKHLGGDTVLLVPGAVKDPEKENFDQVWERSIAEVKKALPLAEELGVKIAIETVWNNFITTPKQLVDYVDAFASPWLGAYLDHSNMLKYGASPAEWVRALGAKRLIKLDIKGYSLKLAKESGKDGDGFKAPIDGGDENWPELNKALAEIDFRATDGKPGGWATAEVGGGDLARLKEIARQMDAVFAL; from the coding sequence ATGCCCACACGCCGCGCTTTCATCCTCACCGGAGCCGCCGGGCTCGTCCCGTTTTTCATGCCATCCGCATTCGCCGCCGCCGGCGGGACAGCCCCCTACCGCAAGGCCGTGAAGCTGGGCATGAGCAAGGGCGACAACCTCGCCACCCGCATCGCCAACATCAAGGCCGCGGGCTTCGACGGCTTCGAGGCCGACAGCCCCACCGACCTGAATCTGGATGAGATCAAGGCACTGGCCAAGGAACACGGCCTGGCCATCCACGGCGTGGTGGACAGCATCCACTGGAATGTCCGCCTTTCCGATCCCGATGCCACCGTCCGGGAAAAGGGGCTGGAGGGCCTGAAAACCGCCCTCCGCGACAGCAAGCACCTGGGCGGTGACACCGTCCTGCTGGTGCCCGGCGCGGTGAAGGATCCGGAGAAGGAAAATTTCGACCAAGTGTGGGAGCGGTCCATCGCGGAGGTGAAGAAGGCACTGCCGTTGGCGGAGGAACTGGGCGTGAAGATCGCCATTGAGACGGTTTGGAACAACTTCATCACCACGCCGAAGCAGCTCGTGGACTACGTGGATGCCTTCGCCAGCCCGTGGCTCGGTGCCTACCTCGACCACTCGAACATGCTCAAATACGGAGCCTCCCCCGCCGAATGGGTGCGCGCCCTCGGAGCGAAGCGCCTCATCAAGCTGGATATCAAGGGCTACAGCCTGAAGCTGGCCAAGGAGTCCGGAAAGGACGGCGACGGCTTCAAGGCCCCCATCGACGGCGGGGATGAGAACTGGCCGGAACTGAACAAGGCACTCGCGGAGATCGATTTCCGCGCCACGGACGGGAAGCCCGGCGGCTGGGCCACCGCGGAGGTCGGCGGCGGGGATCTCGCGCGGCTCAAGGAGATCGCCCGTCAGATGGACGCCGTCTTTGCCCTGTGA
- a CDS encoding PA0069 family radical SAM protein, with the protein MIPKGRGADADPANRFSAMRVEVDDDAWVDDDPRPLKTVFLRDDSQSVLAVNDADDLSFDYGLNPYRGCEHGCAYCYARTYHEYLGFSAGLEFESKIVVKENAPELLEAALAKPSYKVGKIAMSGVTDCYQPVERRLEITRRCLEVLARFRNPVTIITKNALVARDIDHLAELARHNAVAVYLSVTTLDPKLARVLEPRASSPRARLETIRQLSEAGIHAGVSAAPMIPGLNDSELPAILKAVADHGGKFAAYSVVRLPGAVKDVFSGWLDRHQPLAKEKVLGRIRAFHGGSVNATTPGIRNRGTGEQSKQLNAVFHTLCRRHGLDPHFPQLSTASFRRVMPGQGELF; encoded by the coding sequence ATGATTCCCAAAGGACGGGGTGCGGACGCGGATCCGGCCAACCGCTTTTCCGCGATGCGCGTGGAAGTGGACGACGACGCATGGGTGGATGACGACCCGCGGCCGCTGAAGACCGTCTTCCTGCGGGATGACTCCCAGTCCGTGCTGGCGGTGAATGATGCGGACGATCTGTCCTTCGACTACGGGCTGAATCCCTACCGGGGCTGTGAGCACGGCTGCGCGTATTGCTACGCCCGCACCTACCACGAATACCTCGGTTTCTCCGCCGGACTGGAGTTCGAGTCGAAGATCGTGGTGAAGGAAAACGCGCCGGAACTGCTGGAGGCCGCACTGGCAAAGCCGTCCTACAAGGTGGGGAAAATCGCAATGTCCGGCGTGACGGACTGCTACCAGCCGGTGGAGCGGAGGCTGGAGATCACCCGCCGCTGCCTGGAGGTGCTGGCCCGTTTCCGGAACCCGGTGACCATCATCACGAAGAACGCGCTGGTGGCGCGGGACATCGACCACCTGGCGGAGCTGGCCCGCCACAACGCGGTGGCCGTCTATCTGTCCGTCACCACCCTGGACCCTAAGCTGGCCCGCGTGCTGGAGCCGCGCGCCTCCTCACCCCGCGCACGGCTGGAAACCATCCGCCAACTTTCCGAAGCGGGCATCCATGCCGGCGTCAGCGCCGCGCCCATGATCCCCGGCCTGAACGACAGCGAGCTGCCCGCCATCCTGAAGGCCGTGGCGGACCATGGCGGGAAATTCGCCGCCTACTCCGTCGTGCGCCTGCCCGGCGCGGTGAAGGACGTCTTCTCCGGCTGGCTGGACCGCCACCAACCGCTGGCAAAGGAAAAGGTGCTGGGCCGCATCCGCGCGTTCCACGGCGGCAGCGTGAACGCCACCACCCCCGGCATCCGCAACCGTGGCACCGGAGAACAGTCGAAGCAACTCAACGCAGTCTTCCACACCCTCTGCCGCCGCCACGGACTGGATCCCCATTTCCCGCAACTCAGCACCGCATCCTTCCGCCGCGTCATGCCCGGACAGGGGGAGCTGTTCTGA
- a CDS encoding SpoIIE family protein phosphatase, with protein sequence MDPSGEPGQNKDSLLLERLELSLRASSEGLWDWSLDDGSIYYSPRVLELLEAGDETDAPNVFLPPHGAIHEDDLEMFGRVVARALEPHGPDTLAIDAKVRTVMAEPRWLRIRGTIVRDSHGRVARIAGSMIDISLRKRAEAQVEEERFLLRQLIDHIPVQVYFKDRESRFVLANQGMAEWMGLEHPDQLLGKHDRDFFLDQHSGEAQEDENRIMATDEPVTEKLEHETWQEGTDETWVLTSKFPWKDRNGKLKGTFGVSNDVTELVKTRQEAVVMAKELQQRNQAYEEELQLAREIQQALAGGGFPKIAAKDGSSLALGSRYIPISGLAGDFFEVIPISPGQAGMLICDVMGHGVRAALVVAMLRGLLEKQRGQAADPGLFLRGLNDGLSSILERAGTTMFATAFYAVADLEEGTLRYSCAGHPAPIAIGPDGIRQLADVRAEKGPALGLIRGAAYPTNELPLHSVDRLVMFTDGVLEAESRSGEPFFEKRLMEIVGKHAADPLDTLLDSILATVLEFSETMQFDDDVCLLAMEPHKAAVGV encoded by the coding sequence ATGGATCCAAGCGGCGAACCCGGGCAGAACAAAGACAGCCTCCTACTGGAACGACTTGAACTTTCACTGCGGGCTTCCAGCGAGGGCTTGTGGGACTGGTCGCTGGATGATGGGTCCATTTACTACTCCCCGAGAGTTCTGGAGCTGCTGGAGGCGGGGGATGAGACGGATGCGCCGAATGTGTTCCTGCCGCCCCACGGCGCGATCCACGAGGATGATCTGGAGATGTTCGGCCGGGTGGTGGCCCGGGCGCTGGAACCCCACGGGCCGGACACACTGGCGATTGATGCGAAGGTGAGGACGGTGATGGCGGAGCCGCGCTGGCTGAGGATCCGGGGCACGATCGTAAGGGACTCACACGGACGGGTGGCGAGGATCGCCGGGTCGATGATCGACATCAGCCTGCGGAAGCGGGCGGAGGCGCAGGTGGAGGAGGAGCGTTTCCTGCTGCGGCAGCTCATCGACCACATCCCGGTGCAGGTTTATTTCAAGGACAGGGAGTCCCGCTTCGTGCTGGCGAACCAGGGGATGGCGGAGTGGATGGGGCTGGAGCACCCGGACCAGTTGCTGGGGAAACACGACCGGGATTTCTTCCTGGACCAGCATTCCGGTGAGGCGCAGGAGGATGAGAACCGGATCATGGCGACGGATGAACCGGTCACGGAAAAGCTGGAACATGAAACGTGGCAGGAGGGAACCGACGAAACATGGGTGCTGACCTCGAAGTTTCCGTGGAAAGACCGGAACGGGAAGCTGAAAGGGACCTTCGGTGTGTCCAACGACGTTACGGAACTGGTGAAAACGCGGCAGGAGGCGGTGGTGATGGCAAAGGAACTCCAGCAACGGAACCAGGCCTACGAGGAGGAACTGCAACTGGCGCGGGAGATCCAGCAGGCGCTGGCGGGCGGCGGATTCCCGAAGATCGCCGCAAAGGATGGCTCGTCACTGGCACTGGGGTCCCGCTACATCCCCATCTCCGGGCTGGCGGGAGATTTCTTCGAGGTCATCCCCATCTCACCGGGGCAGGCGGGCATGTTGATCTGTGACGTGATGGGCCATGGCGTGAGGGCGGCGCTGGTGGTGGCCATGTTGCGCGGCCTGCTGGAGAAGCAGCGCGGCCAGGCGGCGGATCCGGGGCTTTTCCTGAGGGGGTTGAATGACGGCCTCTCCTCCATCCTGGAGCGGGCGGGGACCACCATGTTCGCCACTGCCTTCTATGCCGTGGCGGACCTGGAGGAGGGCACACTGCGCTACTCCTGTGCGGGGCATCCCGCTCCCATCGCCATCGGCCCGGACGGCATCCGGCAACTGGCGGATGTCCGGGCGGAGAAAGGCCCCGCGCTGGGCCTCATCCGCGGTGCGGCCTATCCGACGAACGAACTGCCGCTGCACTCCGTGGACCGGTTGGTGATGTTCACGGACGGGGTGCTGGAGGCGGAAAGCCGCAGCGGCGAGCCGTTTTTCGAGAAGCGGTTGATGGAGATCGTGGGGAAACACGCGGCGGATCCGCTGGACACCCTGCTGGACTCCATCCTCGCCACGGTGCTGGAGTTTTCCGAGACGATGCAGTTCGACGACGACGTGTGCCTGCTGGCGATGGAACCACATAAGGCCGCCGTGGGGGTGTGA
- a CDS encoding SHOCT domain-containing protein, producing the protein MMNHLDAPVAFLGPIGGPELIMILMVLAVLVGIPVIVLVVLALNRPGNMPPAVTMAPPLPPSTGPLAKLQELETLKAQGLITQEEYAAKREKIIGEV; encoded by the coding sequence ATGATGAATCACCTTGATGCTCCAGTGGCGTTTCTCGGCCCCATCGGAGGGCCTGAGCTGATCATGATCCTGATGGTGCTCGCCGTCCTGGTCGGCATCCCGGTGATCGTGCTCGTGGTCCTCGCGCTGAACAGACCCGGAAACATGCCTCCGGCGGTGACGATGGCTCCGCCACTGCCGCCATCGACCGGTCCACTGGCAAAGCTGCAGGAACTGGAGACGCTCAAGGCGCAGGGACTCATCACGCAGGAAGAATACGCGGCGAAGCGGGAAAAGATCATCGGAGAGGTCTGA
- a CDS encoding alkaline phosphatase D family protein — MNPHPHFNPNSISRRAYLAGSASFLIAMGTSRIFGEQGTGTRLPVFSGYPFTLGVASGDPDAEGFVLWTRLAPQPLQGGGMPAEPVKVQWRVCEDEAMTKVVAKGEAVAIPHLAHSVHVEVAGLKPDRWYWYDFKAGGDVSPQGRTRTLERADRPAAQTSPLKIAYASCQHFEAGHYTAYDHMLAESPDLVLHLGDYIYEGPGKSGKIREHVGPEIKTLEQYRNRHAQYKTDLSLQKMHAAAPWAVTWDDHEFDNNYAGDIPEEKGPASYEEFLNRRAAAYQAYYEHMPLRQSSMPDGPGMKLYRSIRHGKLVDFHVLDTRQYRTDQPNGDGSKAPTAEMLNPNGTMLGSIQREWLLSELTTSRPTWNVMAQQVMMARVDRQPGPEEKFGMDLWSGYEFERRALLKAFHDLKITNPIVLTGDIHTHWANDLNLQPEDNNGAVVGTEFVCTSISSNGDGEDATKAFESLKSENPWVNYYSRRRGYVSCTIDANQWRTDFREVDYITRPGAPVHTPASFVVENTRPGMQKA; from the coding sequence GTGAATCCCCATCCGCACTTCAACCCAAACTCCATTTCCCGCCGTGCGTATCTCGCCGGCTCCGCATCCTTCCTCATCGCCATGGGCACCAGCCGCATTTTCGGCGAGCAGGGCACCGGCACACGCCTGCCCGTTTTTTCCGGCTATCCCTTCACACTGGGCGTGGCATCAGGAGATCCGGACGCTGAGGGATTCGTGCTCTGGACGCGCCTGGCCCCCCAACCGCTCCAGGGTGGCGGCATGCCCGCGGAGCCGGTGAAGGTCCAGTGGCGTGTGTGTGAGGACGAGGCGATGACGAAGGTGGTGGCAAAGGGCGAGGCCGTGGCCATCCCCCACCTCGCCCACTCCGTCCACGTGGAGGTGGCCGGGTTGAAGCCGGACCGCTGGTATTGGTATGATTTCAAGGCGGGCGGCGACGTCAGCCCGCAGGGCCGCACCCGCACGTTGGAACGCGCGGACCGGCCGGCGGCGCAGACTTCCCCGCTCAAGATCGCCTATGCATCATGCCAGCACTTCGAGGCGGGCCACTACACCGCCTATGACCACATGCTGGCGGAGTCCCCGGACCTCGTCCTGCATCTGGGCGACTACATCTATGAAGGACCCGGCAAAAGCGGAAAGATCCGCGAGCACGTGGGACCGGAGATCAAGACCCTGGAGCAGTACCGCAACCGCCACGCCCAGTACAAGACGGACCTTTCTCTGCAGAAGATGCACGCCGCCGCGCCATGGGCCGTCACCTGGGATGACCATGAGTTCGACAACAACTACGCCGGTGACATCCCGGAGGAGAAAGGTCCGGCCTCCTATGAGGAATTCCTCAACCGCCGCGCCGCCGCCTACCAAGCCTACTACGAACACATGCCGCTCCGCCAGAGTTCCATGCCGGACGGCCCGGGCATGAAGCTCTACCGCAGCATCCGTCACGGAAAGCTGGTGGACTTCCACGTGCTGGACACCCGCCAGTACCGCACCGACCAGCCGAACGGCGACGGCTCGAAGGCCCCCACCGCGGAGATGCTCAACCCGAACGGCACCATGCTCGGCTCCATCCAGCGCGAATGGCTGCTCTCCGAACTCACCACCTCCCGCCCCACCTGGAATGTCATGGCCCAGCAGGTCATGATGGCCCGCGTGGACCGCCAACCCGGACCGGAGGAAAAATTCGGCATGGATCTGTGGTCCGGCTACGAGTTCGAACGCCGCGCCCTGCTCAAGGCGTTCCACGACCTGAAGATCACCAACCCCATCGTCCTCACCGGCGACATCCACACCCACTGGGCGAATGACCTGAACCTCCAACCGGAGGACAACAACGGAGCCGTCGTCGGCACGGAGTTCGTCTGCACCTCCATCAGTTCCAACGGCGACGGAGAGGACGCCACCAAAGCCTTCGAGTCCCTCAAGTCGGAAAACCCGTGGGTGAACTACTACAGCAGGCGGCGCGGCTACGTGAGCTGCACCATCGACGCCAACCAATGGCGCACCGACTTCCGGGAAGTCGACTACATCACCCGCCCCGGTGCCCCTGTCCACACCCCGGCATCCTTCGTCGTGGAGAACACCCGTCCGGGAATGCAGAAAGCCTGA
- a CDS encoding glycerophosphodiester phosphodiesterase family protein: MKPILITGVLFACTLFASAQHPRFVAHRGASHKAPENTIAAFKLAWEENADGIEGDFYLSKDGEVVCFHDKDLKRVAGREGKIEEMSWSELSTLDVGSWKSPDYKGEKIPRLADVLDLLKPGKLFYLEIKDGPEIVAPIGKILAEKKADPEQVIFIAFDAEVVKECRRQLPQFRAHWLSSLKGADEPGKAEAYVKELGSTGAQGFQFDWRAPVGAEWVKALKDRKYTITSWTVNDADAARRMIRYGVDFITTDRPAGLRAELKDPEKLWNVRDHIKREDFMIQSHRGAGELGPENSKEAFGLAWSLGTIPEADIRTTKDGVIVAFHDKDFHRILPHETEEVRKKGIEHLTWKEVAALDIGVWKGEKFKGQRVSSFADIVSQLKEDPRRKIYVDIKNVDLKQLADEADKGGVTSRLILASTKPDVIRGWKAVAPKSFTLHWMGGDEAALAARLDKLEAEHFKGVDQLQIHVRRKDGVLTPSVDFLKETGRRLRARGILFQTLPWEMKDAETYQQLMDLGCASFATDFPDAVSKTVTDYYAGSR, translated from the coding sequence ATGAAACCCATCCTCATCACCGGCGTCCTTTTCGCCTGCACGTTGTTCGCGTCCGCACAGCATCCGCGTTTTGTCGCGCACCGCGGTGCGTCGCACAAGGCGCCGGAGAACACCATCGCCGCGTTCAAACTGGCGTGGGAGGAGAATGCGGACGGCATCGAGGGGGACTTCTATCTGAGCAAGGACGGCGAGGTGGTCTGCTTCCATGACAAGGACCTGAAGCGCGTGGCGGGACGGGAAGGGAAGATAGAGGAGATGTCCTGGAGCGAGCTTTCCACGTTGGATGTGGGGTCATGGAAGAGCCCGGACTACAAGGGGGAGAAAATCCCTCGCCTGGCGGATGTGCTGGACCTGCTGAAGCCGGGAAAACTGTTCTACCTGGAGATCAAGGACGGCCCGGAGATCGTCGCGCCCATCGGGAAGATCCTCGCGGAAAAGAAGGCGGACCCGGAACAGGTGATCTTCATCGCCTTTGATGCGGAGGTGGTGAAGGAGTGCCGCAGGCAGCTCCCGCAGTTCCGCGCGCACTGGCTTTCCTCCCTGAAGGGCGCGGATGAACCGGGCAAGGCGGAGGCCTACGTGAAGGAGCTGGGAAGCACGGGTGCGCAGGGCTTCCAGTTCGACTGGCGGGCACCGGTGGGTGCGGAGTGGGTGAAGGCGCTTAAGGACAGGAAATACACCATCACCTCATGGACGGTGAATGACGCCGACGCAGCGCGGCGGATGATCCGCTACGGGGTGGATTTCATCACCACGGACCGGCCCGCGGGGCTGCGTGCGGAACTCAAGGATCCCGAAAAACTCTGGAACGTGCGGGATCACATCAAGCGGGAGGATTTCATGATCCAGAGCCATCGTGGTGCGGGGGAGTTGGGGCCGGAGAACTCGAAAGAGGCGTTCGGGTTGGCGTGGAGCCTGGGCACCATCCCGGAGGCGGACATCCGCACGACGAAGGACGGCGTGATCGTCGCGTTCCATGACAAGGACTTCCATCGCATCCTGCCGCATGAGACCGAGGAGGTGCGGAAGAAGGGCATCGAGCATCTCACGTGGAAGGAAGTTGCCGCGCTCGATATCGGCGTGTGGAAGGGGGAGAAGTTCAAGGGCCAGCGCGTGTCCTCCTTCGCGGACATCGTATCCCAACTGAAGGAGGATCCACGGCGCAAGATCTACGTCGATATCAAGAACGTGGACCTGAAGCAACTCGCGGATGAGGCGGACAAGGGGGGCGTCACCAGCCGGCTGATCCTGGCCAGCACGAAGCCGGACGTCATCCGCGGCTGGAAGGCGGTGGCGCCAAAGTCATTCACCCTCCACTGGATGGGCGGGGATGAGGCGGCGCTGGCCGCACGGCTGGACAAGCTGGAGGCGGAGCATTTCAAGGGCGTGGACCAGCTCCAGATCCATGTGCGCCGGAAGGACGGCGTGCTCACCCCGTCCGTGGACTTTCTCAAGGAAACCGGCCGCAGGCTGCGCGCGCGGGGTATCCTGTTCCAGACCCTGCCATGGGAGATGAAGGATGCGGAGACCTATCAGCAGCTGATGGACCTGGGATGCGCGAGCTTCGCCACGGATTTCCCGGATGCCGTTTCCAAGACGGTGACGGACTACTATGCGGGTAGTCGGTGA
- a CDS encoding alkaline phosphatase, whose amino-acid sequence MNKPDFSRRDWLKTAALTGGFAAFAAPRSSAQPPKEAGKKIRGVIFMVSDGMSPGVLTLGEAWSQLTRKSGTRWWALMNDRKAARGLMDTASANSLVTDSAAASTSWGGGERVNNGAINVRPDGRPLVPLAHALGKKGVRIGLVSTATITHATPAGFAAVCTERGNEEEIATQYLKTVDVLLGGGSGYFSKDERPDKRDLSGEFSAAGYDVVGNRDAMLAAKSPKLLGTFSRGHIPYSIDRDASDELKRTVPTLTEMATAALGRFLEGDKPFLLQIEGARIDHAAHRNDIGALLHDQIAFDDALAHVLATTAGRDDILVIATSDHGNANPGLNGTGGGYGKTNGLFGSITKQKASYEALFTDWTKLSRPDDKESLKGLVSSRLGFGAEDNEISALLDIFAKKPVIEWNEQLAKPEGLLGQIQGNHTGIGWTGTSHTTDPTLVSAFGPQCDRFTGMVRNSDVYGHLIEMLG is encoded by the coding sequence ATGAACAAACCCGATTTCTCCCGCCGCGACTGGCTGAAGACCGCAGCGCTCACCGGAGGCTTCGCCGCCTTCGCCGCGCCACGCTCATCCGCCCAGCCGCCCAAGGAGGCCGGAAAAAAGATCCGGGGTGTCATTTTCATGGTTTCCGACGGCATGAGTCCCGGCGTCCTCACGCTGGGGGAGGCATGGTCCCAGCTCACCCGGAAGTCCGGCACCCGCTGGTGGGCCCTGATGAACGACCGCAAGGCCGCCCGCGGCCTGATGGACACCGCCTCCGCCAACTCCCTGGTCACGGACTCCGCCGCAGCCTCCACCTCCTGGGGCGGAGGCGAGCGGGTGAACAACGGTGCGATCAATGTCCGCCCGGACGGCCGCCCGTTGGTACCGCTGGCCCATGCCCTCGGTAAAAAAGGCGTCCGCATCGGCCTGGTCAGCACCGCCACCATCACCCACGCCACCCCGGCGGGCTTCGCCGCCGTTTGCACGGAGCGCGGGAACGAGGAGGAGATCGCCACCCAATACCTGAAGACCGTGGACGTCCTGCTGGGCGGCGGTTCCGGCTACTTTTCCAAAGACGAACGCCCGGACAAGCGCGACCTCTCCGGTGAGTTCTCCGCAGCGGGCTACGACGTCGTGGGCAACCGTGACGCCATGCTGGCCGCGAAGTCACCCAAGCTGCTCGGCACCTTTTCCCGCGGACACATCCCCTACTCCATCGACCGCGATGCTTCCGATGAACTGAAACGCACCGTCCCCACCCTGACCGAGATGGCGACCGCCGCTCTCGGACGCTTCCTGGAGGGAGACAAGCCGTTCCTCCTGCAGATCGAGGGCGCGAGGATCGACCACGCCGCGCACCGCAATGACATCGGCGCACTTCTGCACGACCAGATCGCCTTCGACGACGCTCTGGCCCACGTCCTTGCCACCACAGCGGGACGGGACGACATCCTGGTCATCGCCACCAGCGACCATGGCAATGCGAACCCCGGCCTCAACGGCACCGGCGGAGGCTACGGAAAGACCAACGGACTTTTCGGAAGCATCACGAAGCAGAAAGCATCCTACGAAGCTCTGTTCACCGACTGGACGAAACTCTCCCGCCCGGACGACAAGGAAAGCCTCAAAGGACTGGTCTCCAGCCGTCTGGGCTTCGGCGCGGAGGACAACGAGATTTCCGCCCTGCTGGATATCTTCGCGAAAAAGCCGGTCATTGAGTGGAACGAACAGCTCGCCAAGCCGGAAGGACTTCTCGGTCAGATCCAGGGGAACCATACCGGCATCGGCTGGACGGGCACGTCCCACACCACCGACCCCACCCTCGTCTCCGCCTTCGGCCCGCAGTGCGACCGCTTCACCGGCATGGTCCGCAACAGCGATGTCTACGGCCATCTCATCGAGATGCTGGGCTGA